A segment of the Ipomoea triloba cultivar NCNSP0323 chromosome 1, ASM357664v1 genome:
TTGAACCCACATGGAAACATATACACTCAAACTAAAAACCTCAATTTCACTGTTCACACTCATTACAGTTTGCCTGTTCACATCTTTGGTCATTTTTAGCCTATAAATACATCCATAACCAGTGTTATTAGTACACCACTACATGCTTagcaataacattttttttattaaataatagttTAAATCCAGAAAGCCATTAATATAGTAAATTATGGCAATGATAAGATCTCAAATTTCAGTGTTCATAAATTTCTTGTTCATCATTCACTACTTTTTAGTTTTCTACCTTGCTCAAGGTTATGATTTCTTCTACTTCGTTCAACAGGTACGTCTACCTAGTATCGGACCACTTCCTGGTTTAAATTTAGGCGATAATGTATTATTCAATTGTTATATGTGTCTTCATTAATAGTCTACTATGTTAAATGATTAAggttttgttataatttttgtgtttgtttatgCAGTGGCCAGGATCATATTGTGACACTAAGGATAGCAGCTGTTGCTACCCTACTACAGGGAAGCCAGCCTCAGACTTTGGCATCCATGGATTATGGCCTAACAACAATGATGGCACTTATCCATCAAACTGTGATTCCAGCAACCCCTATGATGAATCCAAGGTttccaaaaattgaaaaatgtgttatctcaactaaaagttttagctaataattaaattgcacgtacttttatgttatatatattactcgAAATTCTTATTCGATTCGGGTTTGAATTTATTACTGGATGTGTAGATTTCAGACCTGATGAGCAGAATGCAACAAGATTGGCCGACCCTGGCCTGTCCAAGCAACAGCGGATCGTCGTTCTGGTCGCATGAATGGGAAAAACACGGGACATGTTCCGAGTCTGAACTCGACCAACACACTTATTTTGAGACCGCTTTAAATCTCAAGAATCAAACTTATCTGCTCCAGATTCTCGAGAGTGCAGGTATgaattgaataataaaaattcaagaaTCCCTCCAGGAACTGAAATCTAAGTGAATATATTACAGGAATCCAGGCAGATGGAAATTCTTACAACTTGAGCAGCATACAAACCGCAATTGAAAACGCAGTGGGATATGCTCCTTGGATACAATGCAACAGTGATGCAGGTGGCAATAGCCAGCTGTACCAGGTTTACTTCTGTGTCGGACCTTCGGGTTCTAACCTAATCAAATGCCCTGTTTTCCCCACAGGAACTTGTGCTTCCAGTATTAAGTTCCCATCTTTCTAGTATTCTGGGAATTGAAACTCTTTCATTTCTATTTCGTCCTTAGTTCCTTCTACTGTTAAACACTGCAACCCAGCATAGCATATATCATGAAAACACTTCTTCTCCTACAAGGATGTATGTTTTTATCGCAtgcagcaaaaaaaaaagttattgtaTTGTAAGTGATGTTCTGACTCAATGAAGTCTTTCTTCATTTGGTTAATTTTCATTTCGATTTGCATTCTATACCAGTTTTAGATCATGCTCGCAAGGTAGACCCCAGTCTAAAACAACAACATTTCATTGCGTCAAACGtgttttttaacattaaattttgaGTGAGCTTTTGAACACCATGTCATGAACATGTaacaaaatgaatattataGTGTCTAATTTATGAgtattgaactttgaatttatAGTGTGTAGTTTTTGaacattaatatttaaatttttgaacAGAGTATCTAATTTTTAAACATTAAGCTAAAATCTGAGTTTCTAAacatgtatattataatatatgaatgTTAAGTTTAGAGTTTTTGAACAACAATCACGTATTTTAGACTCTAattcacgatataatttgtagttttagattttgtatatatatgatatgtggCTGTGAAAGACTTAATTTAATATGGGCCGTATACAAACAACTGATCCAAAACTTAATTAGCAACAATtattgggcaaattatgctatggacccttCTATGtccacaatttaaaaaattgggCTGTTTACTAATataaaactgttttctgttttctgtttttcaatttttcagctttcattttctgttttctattctctgttttctgtttagaaaacttgtttactaacacttatttttgcaaatttatttttttgattaacgttataaaattaacaataaataaaaatatatccgaacaaataacctattaagttcacataaaaatttactttagataatattaatatttttttgagctaatatttaaaatatgtttggatatatttatttgaatgacatgtatataatatataatttttattttgaactctgatatagtaatatatgtgaaatttcgatatccGATAACaggaccaaacttgtatccgatataacataattaaaaatatccgaacgaataaccaattgagttcaatcaaaatatgaaacttagtatagatttcaatttttaattttgataatgtgaatgatgtataattttaagcataaataaataagttatgtttaaataagtaatgcaagtaaaaaaaagatagaagatgataataaatgtaatcatagtaataaacacatatgtaagtagataatcgTGAGAATGtagttatagtgacatatagtctaatagatgatagctgattctgttttctatttagaaaacagtttttaatagtgtttcagttttctagaaaactggaaaattattttctgttttcaaaatggaaaaactgtgctagtaaacatgttttttgttttatgttttctaattttccaaatttccagaaaattggaaaagatttccagttagtaaacagGCTTCCccacaattttaaatttcaatatacaaaattacattactcaaaattcacaatttttgaactttatattcacaattttgttatatatattcaaaaattgtgttatactattgaatatagagttatgaaattgtaaatatagagttaaaaatttatgaatatagagttcaaaaattgtgaacatataatttaaaaattgtgaacatggacctgatccatcttgcaaggtggacccgggtccatgtcATAACAACCGCAATTATTGCGCCCATCTTGTGGAATTCATATATGGGCCAATACCAGCATATTCCTTAACATGGTGTTTGGTCAATTATTATACCGCGGAACATGGTTCACCTTGTAAAGTGAATCACTAACAtaagttttatttgttttagtaTACTATGTTAACTTTTTTGTATACtgaaaaaattcattatttagtaTACCACTTAAAGTTGAAtcttcaatatactaaaaatgaacactTATCAATTGTTCAGATTgcaatgtggaccatggtctatagtATCGTGGAATAAGCAGAAATTAAACCGTGCTTCATGGAATAAGTCTATTTCACtgtttgatttgtttttataaTCACATAATAGAATTACACATAATTGTCTATTCCCTTTGCAATGAGAATAGTTATTTCGCAAGCCCCTATGGTATTAATTATTTCTGTTTCATCAAGAATAACTAATTGTATTAAAATACTTAAATCACCCTTATAGAAGATGACAATGATGGCATTAGAccacaatgtatatttttatcaactctaacatatatatatgtgtgtgtgtgttatagTATATGGATACATTCTTAACTAGcttcaaaatttatcaaattattttgtgTGTTTGGATATAGGGTTTATTGGTGATTGAAAGTTTGATAATAAAAACTTTTTTCATCGAACCAAATTTGCTCTAATAGTGTGGACTTGTGGaccatatttacatttacacctACCTGACTACCTCATCTGTCTCCAAGACAACCTCAAACACATGTTATCAATAACTTATAATACCGGCCTCGCAACTTAATGTAGTAGTTCGTCACCTGACTTAATGTCAAGACTAAAAGTAATAGTGTGGAGTATGAATTCCACTAAAAAGCATAATTTGAATCTTTTAAACCCAGTTATATATGCATTAACTTTAAAGGTGAAATTATgtaaacttaaaaaattaatccaacaaaattaaaatcaccttaaaaaaaaaaaaaaaaaaaaaaacNNNNNNNNNNNNNNNNNNNNNNNNNNNNNNNNNNNNNNNNNNNNNNNNNNNNNNNNNNNNNNNNNNNNNNNNNNNNNNNNNNNNNNNNNNNNNNNNNNNNNNNNNNNNNNNNNNNNNNNNNNNNNNNNNNNNNNNNNNNNNNNNNNNNNNNNNNNNNNNNNNNNNNNNNNNNNNNNNNNNNNNNNNNNNNNNNNNNNNNNNNNNNNNNNNNNNNNNNNNNNNNNNNNNNNNNNNNNNNNNNNNNNNNNNNNNNNNNNNNNNNNNNNNNNNNNNNNNNNNNNNNNNNNNNNNNNNNNNNNNNNNNNNNNNNNNNNNNNNNNNNNNNNNNNNNNNNNNNNNNNNNNNNNNNNNNNNNNNNNNNNNNNNNNNNNNNNNNNNNNNNNNNNNNNNNNNNNNNNNNNNNNNNNNNNNNNNNNNNNNNNNNNNNNNNNNNNNNNNNNNNNNNNNNNNNNNNNNNNNNNNNNNNNNNNNNNNNNNNNNNNNNNNNNNNNNNNNNNNNNNNNNNNNNNNNNNNNNNNNNNNNNNNNNNNNNNNNNNNNNNNNNNNNNNNNNNNNNNNNNNNNNNNNNNNNNNNNNNNNNNNNNNNNNNNNNNNNNNNNNNNNNNNNNNNNNNNNNNNNNNNNNNNNNNNNNNNNNNNNNNNNNNNNNNNNNNNNNNNNNNNNNNNNNNNNNNNNNNNNNNNNNNNNNNNNNNNNNNNNNNNNNNNNNNNNNNNNNNNNNNNNNNNNNNNNNNNNNNNNNNNNNNNNNNNNNNNNNNNNNNNNNNNNNNNNNNNNNNNNNNNNNNNNNNNNNNNNNNNNNNNNNNNNNNNNNNNNNNNNNNNNNNNNNNNNNNNNNNNNNNNNNNNNNNNNNNNNNNNNNNNNNNNNNNNNNNNNNNNNNNNNNNNNNNNNNNNNNNNNNNNNNNNNNNNNNNNNNNNNNNNNNNNNNNNNNNNNNNNNNNNNNNNNNNNNNNNNNNNNNNNNNNNNNNNNNNNNNNNNNNNNNNNNNNNNNNNNNNNNNNNNNNNNNNNNNNNNNNNNNNNNNNNNNNNNNNNNNNNNNNNNNNNNNNNNNNNNNNNNNNNNNNNNNNNNNNNNNNNNNNNNNNNNNNNNNNNNNNNNNNNNNNNNNNNNNNNNNNNNNNNNNaaaaaaaaaaaaaaaaaaaaaaacctatgaaTCCTATGATACGAGACTGCAATGACTTTTCTTAATCTAAAAATTCCTTAGGTATCTGTAGGCTCTAGCTGCGTGTTACGTTTGATTTAAGTTTCTCGCCCTTCCTAGAACAGTTATGTCATAGATCTGGGTCAAAATacgtaatttatatattgaatgttcataatttacataatgaatgtttacaatttaaattgtgaacattcagtatgtaattgtaaatatttagtatataaaattatgaacattcaatatgtaaattgtgaacatttaatatataaattgtgtatttttagattcaactccacataataatttgctctCGGATTGTTGACTTCTCTACCTTGCATATCTTTCTCTTCTTTCAATACTGGATCGgttccaaatattatttttatatttgaaacaAAACCAATACGTATTGCTATGGCTCTAAAATATTAGGCACGTTTAACTGTACACAATTTTATACCAATATTTCATGTCTAGTCAACTATTTGGAGTTTATAGTATTTggtttaaaactttatttgttGTTCTGTATTTACgatataattctttttaatatgtcaagtatataaatatataatatataagtatacagtaattattaagtattaatatttatgttatttttaatatgaatcaattatattatttaaacacAGTTGAATAATATCTAAGTTTTTAGTATGTCATTATTAATATTGGATATGGATTAATAGGGGATAATATCCATCTCACATAAATTATTAGGCTCAACCCATTATAAAAGATTTATCGAACAACGTAACAATCTATTTAAAAATACGATCAACACATACTCAATCAACAACGCCCATCATATGCCTCAATTAGTATATTCGATTGATGGCTTAAAGCAGATTCAATTGCATAATGCATGTGACAAGATACATAttgcaaaaaaaatcaatacccTGCTTTGCAAAATATATTAAGAtcacaaaaattattaatttatccTCCATGAGAGTGTATGACAATTATAAAAACAAAGGGTGATATAACTTGATGGGGTTATTGGAGGCTAGgctctattaattaattaattaattggagAATGTGTAAGAGAGGACGTGAACCCGTGCGAGACGGGTGGGCAAGAGCACGCAGAGGGTGCCAGTCGTCGCTGGCGCCCAGCCAGGGCGGCTAGTTGTGCCGCTACCTGGGCGATCAGTTGTGCGCGGGGCACGCAGGACGCTTGGACCGTAGGTGGCCCACGGAGGGCACGGGCAGGTCACCGCATTGCGCTTGGCGACTGGAAAGGGCAGTTGAGGTTGTTGACGACAGGGGACAATGTGGGACGCACGTCTGGTTAGAATTGATAGGCCTATGATGGCTTACACGTGGGTGGCTCAAGATGGGTCATTGACAGTATAAATTGAGGGGGTTGGTCCGTGTAAGACACCTCACGTCATGAAGACTTCCCTAGTCTAGTGGTCTAGTCTCCTCCCTCATGTTGATATGCCCCcgaaataaatattattgttcCTTTATccctttttttatatttttatacttgatttATGGTAGGCCTGGTCCCGATAAAAtcatcataattatatatgttgaattagttgatttttttgataaatttatatataagaaT
Coding sequences within it:
- the LOC115999730 gene encoding extracellular ribonuclease LE-like, translating into MAMIRSQISVFINFLFIIHYFLVFYLAQGYDFFYFVQQVRLPSIGPLPGLNLGDNWPGSYCDTKDSSCCYPTTGKPASDFGIHGLWPNNNDGTYPSNCDSSNPYDESKISDLMSRMQQDWPTLACPSNSGSSFWSHEWEKHGTCSESELDQHTYFETALNLKNQTYLLQILESAGIQADGNSYNLSSIQTAIENAVGYAPWIQCNSDAGGNSQLYQVYFCVGPSGSNLIKCPVFPTGTCASSIKFPSF